The Tamandua tetradactyla isolate mTamTet1 chromosome 6, mTamTet1.pri, whole genome shotgun sequence genome contains the following window.
AAGTCTTTACTTTCTAATCCTGACCCTCTCATGCCCCTTCTGCTGTCAGGGGAGAATAAAGTGACTGGAAGGGGCAGCCTCTGAGTCCTGTGTTGACAGCGAGGAGTTTGAGGTTCAGGGTGGCTTGGTGCCCTGCCTGGCCACACAGCCTAGAGTGGCATCAGCTTGGACCCTGCCTCCCTGTGCTGCACATCAGGGCAGGGAGTGGGCCCTTTGACCTCTGTCCTAGATGTGCCCATCTTCCACCTTTGATGGGGACTCCCAGAAGGCAGTGTACTGCACCTCCCTCCTCAGACTAGGGGTTCCCAGAAGGCAGAGGCTTTCTCCTTTCAGACTCCAAGCTCCCTGAGATCAGGGTCTGTCTCTCTCACCTGCCTCCTGCCCCTTTGGTGCCTGGCCTAGGGCTCCACCCTTGGTCAGAGGGAAGAGTGGTAGAACAGACTGTGCCCTCCCACAGATTCCTATCCATGCTGGAGGAGGAGATCTACGGGGTCAACTCGCCCATCTGGGAGTCAGGCTTCACCATGCCCCCATCAGAGGGAACACAGCTAGTGCCCCGGCCGGGTATGTGCTACTGTGGCCCTGCTTGGCCCTCCTGACTGAGCCAAGCCTCCCAGGGCACGGGGTGCTTCTGGGAATGGCAGCAGGGCAGAAATCCCAGGGGGGCTTAATTGGGGTTCAGAGGGCCtggatccatttttttttttaacgtcttttattaattaaaaaaaattaacaaacaaaacattaagatatcattccattctacatatacaatcagtaattcttaatatcatcacatagttgcatattcatcatttcttagaacatttgcatcaatttagaaaaagaaataaaaagacaacagaaaaagaaatgaaacgataatagagaaaaaaaaagattatacatactatactccttaccccttgctttcatttaccactagcatttcaaactaaatttattttaacatttgttcccccctattatttatttttattctatatgttctgctcttctgttgatatagtagctaaaaggagcatcagacacaaggttttcacattcacagagggCCTGGATCCATTTGAGAGACCTCCTTGTACCTCCAGCTCCAACCCCCTGAGttttacctctctctctcagccactgtcagTGCGGCGGTTGTTCCCAGCACCCCCATTTTCAGCCCCACCATGGGTGGGGGCAGCAACAACTCCCTGAGCCTGGATTCTGGAGGGGCTGAGCCCATGCCAGGTGGGTACTTGACTCCTGAACTCTGACCCTCATCCACCCCTCCTCCAACCTCTCTCGCTGGGTGACCTTGCCAATCTCCCCAGCAGGTGAGAAGAGGAAGCTCCCAGAGAACCTGACCCTGGAGGATGCCAAGCGGCTCCGTGTGATGGGCGACATCCCCATGGAGCTGGTCAATGAGGTCATGCTGACCATCACTGACCCTGCCGCTATGCTGGGGCCCGAGGTGGGAAACCCGACTTGGCTGGCCCCTCAGTTAGTGGGTGGGAGAGGGTCTCCTCAGCATCCCGAGACGCTGCTCACCGCCTCTCCTCTGCTTTCTAGACCAGCCTGCTGTCAGCCAATGCAGCCCGGGATGAGACTGCCCGCCTGGAGGAGCGCCGCGGCATCATCGAGTTCCATGTCATTGGCAACTCGCTAACGCCCAAGGCCAACCGGCGCGTATTGCTCTGGCTCGTGGGGCTGCAGAACGTCTTCTCCCACCAGCTGCCGCGCATGCCCAAGGAGTATATTGCCCGCCTCGTCTTTGACCCGTGCGTCCCCGGAGAGCCTGAGCCCCAGGGCACCACCACACCTCCAGGACCTCTCCACCCATCCCCAGGCCTCTTCCTCCAACCTTTGGCAATTCTTACTCCTCAGTTTCCAACCCTGAGTCCAGCTCAGACCCCTAGGGCTGTGGGGTCAGGGAGCATTTGGGGGATACCGCGGATCTGTGACATGCTCCCTCTCCCTCAGGAAGCACAAGACCCTGGCCTTGATCAAGGACGGGCGGGTCATCGGTGGGATCTGCTTCCGCATGTTTCCCACCCAGGGCTTCACGGAGATTGTCTTCTGTGCTGTCACCTCAAATGAGCAGGTCAAGGTGAGCCCTGGCCCCATTCCACCACCCGTCCCATCCCACCTCCTGCTTCTGAATTTGGACCGGGTTACAGCAGCAGGATGTGTGATCAGCAGCCCCCCAACCCTTTTGAGTTTGAAGAGCTCTTTTAGCAGCCCGTAGTTCCTCACTTCCCCACAAGGTGGCAGTGATGCTTCTGACAACTGCAGACTAAGAAAAAACACCTGTAGACCCACAGAGCCCAGCAACACTTTTCGATGAACTTGTGTTTTCTTTATCGCAAGAATATTTGCATACATTAGTGAATTAATAGCAGGTGATAGCCCTGGATCCTCATCATTAACTGCCCTCTGTCCACTAGTAGCGTCCCTCGTTCTGTTTTACATAACCCACGTCTGCCTGACCCCAAAGACCGTGAGGTGACTCCTTGGTCCTGACATGTGGGAGACAGGGTGCCTCTACAGGGTTCAGATGCTGTGGTTAGCAGGCCCCTCGTGATTCCCCCTCCCCCATAATCCCAAGGCCCAGGGACTGGGCCTGTGTTGCCTGCGGACAGCAGCTTCCTGGTTTGGAATCGGCTTCCTGGGTTTGGATCCTGGCTCTGCCGTGGCTGGCCGCCTGACCTTGGACGCATTTGCTAACATAGCTGagtttctgctttctcttctgtaAAGTGGAGGTAACGGTACCTACCTCGTGGCTTAACTTGAGAATCGATCTGTGAAGTGCTGAGCCAGGTACCTGGCCCAGAGTAAGCTCTCAGAAATCCTGTGCCCTTTACTTCTGGCCCCATCCACTCCCCTTCCTCTGTCCTGTCACCTTCCCTGCCTCCTTTCCAATCTGCCCCCTCCTGTCTGGGCCTGCCTGCGACCTCCCCGCCACTGGCCCGCCCCTCGTCCCTAGTGAGCCTGGCCCTCCCTCTCCCTGCAGGGCTATGGCACTCACCTGATGAATCACCTGAAAGAGTATCACATCAAACACAACATTCTCTACTTCCTCACCTACGCCGATGAGTACGCCATTGGTTACTTCAAAAAGCAGGTGACCCTGGGCCTCACCCCATGCCTGCCCACTGCCTGGGGCCAGAAGTTATTCTGTCCAGTCCCGTGGTGTGGATGGAGTAGGAGTCCCTTCATGCCCCATATGCCACCCACCACGTGTGGGAAGTCTTTGCACCCATCTTCCTCCCTTCTGCTGCTGCCCGGGTGGAGGGCAGGCTGGACGACGCAGAGGCTATAGGGGTGTGAGTCGAGAGGGGGCAGCTGACCTGCGTCTTTGCCAGGGACAGGTTCATTGAGCAGAGCACTTTGTCAGGTGCCCCAAGAGCGGGCCCGCCACCTCGCAAGTGCCCCTGGGGCGAGAGGCTGGGAAAGTTGGAAGACACTTGCTGATGGATTGGGTGGTAATTGTCAACCTCCAGGGATTCTCCAAGGACATCAAGGTGCCCAAGAGCCGCTATCTGGGCTACATCAAGGACTACGAAGGTGCGACGCTGATGGAGTGTGAGCTGAACCCCCGCATCCCGTACACGGAGCTGTCCCACATCATCAAGAAGCAGAAGGaggttgtgtgtttgtgtgcgtgcATGGATGCACGCTTCGTGTCAGTGGGGCTTTTTGTgaatgtgcacatgtgtggacCTGGACCTCATGTGTGTGCGGGTGCTTGTTGGGGGCGGGGGGCCACAGCCTTGGGTCCTGCTCTGTCTCTTGGGGGGTGCTTGGGAAGGGGGGCACCTGGATTCAATGATGGGGGCAGCCTTGGTGTTCTCACAACAGGTTGACAGTGGCCCTGGGAGGGTGGTTGCCAGGGCTGGTGTGAGCCCCTCAGACCCTTCCTCCCCTCAGATCATCAAGAAGTTGATAGAACGCAAACAGGCCCAGATCCGCAAGGTCTACCCCGGGCTCAGCTGCTTCAAGGAGGGCGTGAGGCAGATCCCTGTGGAGAGTGTCCCTGGCATCCGTGAGTGCACGGTCTCGCTGCGGGGTGGAGGACGGGGGTCTTGGGCTGGctaagggggtggggggcacactGCTTGTGGGGGTGGACAGCCTTCTTACGCATGTTCTCCCCACACCCACTTTGCAGGAGAGACAGGCTGGAAGCCATTGGGGAAGGAGAAGGGGTGAGTGTTGTATTGGGGGAGCAGGTGTTGGGGCGAGGCAGAGGGCCAGGAGCCTCAGACCTGGCCTCTTTCGTCCCCCAGGAAGGAGCTAAAGGACCCTGATCAGCTCTATACAACCCTCAAAAATTTGCTGGCCCAGATCAAGGTGGGGAGACCAGGTTCCTTTCTGGGGGCTCCATGACAGTGGCAGCAGCTTTATGACCCTGTCTGAGGTTGGGTGGTCACCTGGGGGGCTGGGCATGGGGCGCGGTGGGCCTGTCCCCCAGCTCCGCTCTCCTCTCCAGTCACACCCCAGTGCCTGGCCCTTCATGGAGCCTGTCAAGAAGTCGGAGGCCCCTGACTACTACGAGGTCATCCGCTTCCCCATTGGTGAGGACAGACCCGTTCCTTCTGCCTCCAGCTCCACATTCCCTCTGGCCTTCCCtgggccccagcccctcccctcagCCTCTTAGGGGTGTGTCCCTTCTCTCCTGCTGTCCCAGACCTGAAGACGATGACCGAGCGGCTGCGGAGCCGCTATTATGTGACCCGGAAGCTCTTTGTGGCCGACCTGCAGCGGGTCATCGCCAACTGCCGCGAGTACAACCCCCCAGACAGCGAGTACTGCCGCTGCGCCAGCGCCCTGGAGAAGTTCTTCTACTTCAAGCTCAAGGAGGGGGGACTCATTGACAAGTAGTCCCCGGCTTCAGTGGCAGCCCTGACCTGGGGCTCCCCCAGCCCCGGATTCTTCTTTGGTACCTAGGGGTCCCCTGGCTCCAGGTCCCTGACTGTCAGCTTGAGACACTCCAGCCAGGGGCCCCCCAATACAGCCCCTGCTCCCACCTTCTGGGACCCTCAGGCACCCCCAAGCCTGCAGCTCTCCCTCCCTTCACTGTGTCTCACCTTGGGGTGGGGTCCCCTGGGTCTGGGGCCCCGCCCCTTTTGCGTGACTGGGGCAGAGGAACGTACCTTGCCCAGCTTCGGTGGGTCCCGCCCTGGGCCCCTCAGAGCTTTGGAGTTTGGGTTCTCCGCCTGGCTCAGGTCAGCTGTTTCCTCAGTGGCCAAGACTGCTTATTTTAGTTTGGGTAGGTGGGCTTCAGGGGTTGGAAGTTCCACCCCTGCTGAGGAGCCATGCCTCCCCTTGCACTGTTATCTGTCAGTCTGTCccccaggggtggggggcagggggaccATCATCCCTGCCATTATTCCGTTGAAGGGaacaataaagtttttttttttcttgtgtgtgcTTGTTTCTTCCATGTAGCCCCCCCGCCCCAGCAGGCTGGCCTCCTCCTCTCCAGTAAACCAGCCTCAGGTGGGGTCGGGCCTGTTCTCCCCAGCCGTGCTCCTGGGTGACAGGCTCCCCCACTTCTCCGGGCCCCAGTGCTAAGGCGGCAGGACCAGCCCCTCAGCCAGGCTGCCTTAGCCCACCGGGTGCAGGGACAGGCGGGCCGAGGGAGGGGAGGCCCCTGGCTGGGTGGGAGGCAGGTGAACGTGCCACCCTGTCAGCAACGCAGCCACACTCCTGCCCCCCATCCGAGCACGGACAGTTTCTCGTCCCGGAGACAGGGGCGGGAGCTTTCTAAGGGAGATTTCTATGGCCGGCTCCGGCTGGCTCCGCCCCTCAgtttcagtttctgatttctcTCTCGGCCCCGCCCAGGGGCGGCTCATCTGGCTAAGCCCATCGGGCGGCGATGGCCAGGCCGGCGAGCAGGTGAGCTCGGGGCGGCACAGGCCAGGTGTAGTGTGTTACTCCCGCCTCCCCAGAGCCTTTGTGGCCAGAGAAGGCTCCCGGAAGGGCCTGCGGGGGCCCTGTCCCATCTCCCTCAAGCTGGAAGCCGGTGGCTCTGAGCGCTCTGCTACTTCAGAATGGAGCTGCGGCCCTACCAGTGGGAGGTTATCATGCCCGCCCTGGAGGGCAGGAATGTCATCATATGGCTGCCCACGGGCGCCGGGAAGACACGGGCAGCTGCTTATGTGGCCAAGAGGCACCTGGAAACTGTGGGCAGAGCCAAGGTGGTCGTACTGGTCAACAGGGTAAGTGCCCTGCCCTCCGCTCAGTGGGGTCCCTGCTCTTCTGCCCCTCTTGGGACCATCCTTAAGCTtgccttttttttatatataataattaaagaaaaaaaaagaaattaacccaacatttagaaatcattccattctacatatgcaatcagtaattcttaacatcatcacatagatgcatgatcatcatttcttagtacatttgcatcgatttagaactagcaaaacaacagaaaaagatatagaatgttaatatagagaaaaaaataaaaataataatagtacaaaaaaaaagacaaacaaacaaacagagaaaaaaaaaccctatagctcagatgcagcttcattcagtgttttaacatgattactttacaattaggtattattgtgctgtccatttttgagtttttgtatctagtcctgttgcacagtctgtatcccttcagctccaatcacccattatcttaccctgtttctaactcctgctggactctgttaccaatgacatattccatgtttattcttgaatgtcggttcacatcagtgggaccatacagtatttgtcctttagtttttggctagactcactcagcataatgttctctaggtccatccatgttattacatgcttaataagtttattctgtcttaaagctgcataatattccatcgtatgtatataccacagtttatttagccactcgcctgttgatggacattttggctgtttccatctctttgcaattgtaaataacactgctataaacattggtgtgcaaatgtctgtttgtgtctttgcccttaagtcctttgagtagatacctagcaatggtatggcattgctgggtcgtatggcaattctatattcagctttttgaggaactgccaaactgccttccacagtggttgcaccatttgacattcccaccaacagtgataagtgtgcctctttctccgcatcctctccagcacttgtcagtttctgttttgttgataatggccattctggtgggtgtgagatgatatctcattgtggttttgatttgcatttctctaatggccagggacattaagcatctcttcatgtgccttttggccatttgtatttcctcttctgataggtgtctgttcaagtctttttcccattttgtaattgggttggctgtctttttgttgttgagttgaacaatctctttataacttctggatactagacctttatctgatatgtcatttccaaatattgtctcccattgtgtaggctgtctttctactttcttgatgaagttctttgatgcacaaaagtgtttaattttgaggagctcccatttatttatttccttcttcagtgctcttgctttaggtttaaggtctataaaaccgcctccaattgtaagtttcataagatatctccctacattttcctctaactgttttatggtcttagacctaatgtttagatctttgatccattttgagttaacttttgtatagggtgtgagatacgggtcttctttcattcttttgcatatggatatccagttttctaggcaccctttattgaagagactgttctgtcccaggtgtgttggcttgactgccttatcaaagatcaaatgtccatagttgagagggtctatatctgagcactctattggattccattggtcgatatatctatctttatgccaataccatgctgttttgaccactgtggcttcataatatgccttaaagtcaggcagcgcgagacctccagtttcgtttttttcctcaagatgtttttagcaattcggggcaccctgcccttccagataaatttgcttattggtttttctatttctgaaaaataagttgttgggattttgattggtattgcattgaatctgtaaatcaatttaggtaggattgacatcttaactatatttagtcttccaatccatgaacacggtatgcccttccatctatttaggtcttctgtgatttcttttaacagttttttgtagttttctttatataggttttttgtctctttagttaaatttattcctaggtattttattcttttagttgcaattgtaaatgggatttgtttcttgatttccccctcagcttgttcattattagtgtatagaaatgctacagatttttgaatgttgatcttgtaacctgctactttgctgtactcatttattagctctagtagttttgttgtggatttttccgggttttcgacgtatagtatcatatcgtctgcaaacagtgatagttttacttcttcctttccaattttgatgccttgtatttctttttcttgtctaattgctctggctagaacctccaacacaatgttgaataatagtggtgatagtggacatccttgtcttgttcctgatcttagggggaaagttttcaatttttccccattgaggatgatattagctgtgggtttttcatatattccctctatcattttaaggaagttcccttgtattcctatcttttgaagtgttttcaacaggaaaggatgttgaatcttgtcaaatgccttctctgcatcaactgagatgatcatgtgatttttctgctttgatttgttgatatggtgtattacattaattgattttcttatgttgaaccatccttgcatacctgggatgaatcctacttggtcatgatgtataattcttttaatgtgttgttggatacgatttgctagaattttattgaggatttttgcatctgtgttcattagagagattggtctgtagttttctttttttgtaatatctttgcctggttttggtatgagggtgatgttggcttcatagaatgaattaggtagttttccctccacttcgatttttttgaagagtttgaggagagttggtactaattctttctggaatgtttgatagaattcacatgtgaagccgtctggtcctggacttttctttttaggaagcttttgaatgactgattcaatttctttacttgtgattggtttgttgaggtcatctatttcttcttgagtcaaagttggttgttcatgtctttccaggaacccatccatttcatctaaattgttgtatttattagcataaagttgttcatagtatcctgttattacctcctttatttctgtgaggtcagtggttatgtctcctcttccatttctgatcttatttatttgcatcctctctcttctttttttttgtcaatcttgctaagggcccatcaatcttattgattttctcatagaaccaacttctggtcttattgattttctctattgttttcatgttttcaatttcatttatttctgctctaatctttgttatttctttccttttgcttgctttggggttagtttgctgt
Protein-coding sequences here:
- the KAT2A gene encoding histone acetyltransferase KAT2A isoform X2, yielding MAEPSQAPTPTPAAQPRPHQSPAPAPTPTPAPSPASTPAPAPTPAPVPVPVATPAGSTGTGGPGVGSGGTGSGGDPARPGLSQQQRASQRKAQVRGLPRAKKLEKLGVFSACKANETCKCNGWKNPKPPTAPRMDLQQPAANLSELCRSCEHPLADHVSHLENVSEDEINRLLGMVVDVENLFMSVHKEEDTDTKQVYFYLFKLLRKCILQMTRPVVEGSLGSPPFEKPNIEQGVLNFVQYKFSHLAPRERQTMFELSKMFLLCLNYWKLETPAQFRQRSQAEDVATYKVNYTRWLCYCHVPQSCDSLPRYETTHVFGRSLLRSIFTVTRRQLLEKFRVEKDKLVPEKRTLILTHFPKFLSMLEEEIYGVNSPIWESGFTMPPSEGTQLVPRPATVSAAVVPSTPIFSPTMGGGSNNSLSLDSGGAEPMPGEKRKLPENLTLEDAKRLRVMGDIPMELVNEVMLTITDPAAMLGPETSLLSANAARDETARLEERRGIIEFHVIGNSLTPKANRRVLLWLVGLQNVFSHQLPRMPKEYIARLVFDPKHKTLALIKDGRVIGGICFRMFPTQGFTEIVFCAVTSNEQVKGYGTHLMNHLKEYHIKHNILYFLTYADEYAIGYFKKQGFSKDIKVPKSRYLGYIKDYEGATLMECELNPRIPYTELSHIIKKQKEIIKKLIERKQAQIRKVYPGLSCFKEGVRQIPVESVPGIRETGWKPLGKEKGKELKDPDQLYTTLKNLLAQIKSHPSAWPFMEPVKKSEAPDYYEVIRFPIDLKTMTERLRSRYYVTRKLFVADLQRVIANCREYNPPDSEYCRCASALEKFFYFKLKEGGLIDK
- the KAT2A gene encoding histone acetyltransferase KAT2A isoform X1: MAEPSQAPTPTPAAQPRPHQSPAPAPTPTPAPSPASTPAPAPTPAPVPVPVATPAGSTGTGGPGVGSGGTGSGGDPARPGLSQQQRASQRKAQVRGLPRAKKLEKLGVFSACKANETCKCNGWKNPKPPTAPRMDLQQPAANLSELCRSCEHPLADHVSHLENVSEDEINRLLGMVVDVENLFMSVHKEEDTDTKQVYFYLFKLLRKCILQMTRPVVEGSLGSPPFEKPNIEQGVLNFVQYKFSHLAPRERQTMFELSKMFLLCLNYWKLETPAQFRQRSQAEDVATYKVNYTRWLCYCHVPQSCDSLPRYETTHVFGRSLLRSIFTVTRRQLLEKFRVEKDKLVPEKRTLILTHFPKFLSMLEEEIYGVNSPIWESGFTMPPSEGTQLVPRPATVSAAVVPSTPIFSPTMGGGSNNSLSLDSGGAEPMPAGEKRKLPENLTLEDAKRLRVMGDIPMELVNEVMLTITDPAAMLGPETSLLSANAARDETARLEERRGIIEFHVIGNSLTPKANRRVLLWLVGLQNVFSHQLPRMPKEYIARLVFDPKHKTLALIKDGRVIGGICFRMFPTQGFTEIVFCAVTSNEQVKGYGTHLMNHLKEYHIKHNILYFLTYADEYAIGYFKKQGFSKDIKVPKSRYLGYIKDYEGATLMECELNPRIPYTELSHIIKKQKEIIKKLIERKQAQIRKVYPGLSCFKEGVRQIPVESVPGIRETGWKPLGKEKGKELKDPDQLYTTLKNLLAQIKSHPSAWPFMEPVKKSEAPDYYEVIRFPIDLKTMTERLRSRYYVTRKLFVADLQRVIANCREYNPPDSEYCRCASALEKFFYFKLKEGGLIDK